In Streptomyces nodosus, one DNA window encodes the following:
- a CDS encoding alpha/beta hydrolase, which yields MAFPGRTPTAGAGADGRAPQGPPTGGGAWGRGRRRPGRPRLGRLRRALLAALVTGAVVVPLSAAGRPGIPAPPPAVLAPLSRAALTGIYEANRADAAEASRRAAAHGDHGRAATDRAMASPTRRLLAFDGRGTGRVTEVLGELTTADHIAVLVPGADTTLDSYGRLRAGALALYRATGPRTAVIAWLGYDTPRTLSTAALTTTRAERAAPLLERFLSELRGALGPSPGISLVCHSYGSVVCARAAGTAEARDIALIGSPGTGADSVAALHTRARVWAARGADDWIADVPHLRAGLFGTTLGFGTDPVSPAYGARVFAAGDGGHSDYFRPGSASLANLAHIVLGETSEVTRA from the coding sequence ATGGCGTTCCCGGGGAGGACTCCGACCGCGGGCGCGGGCGCGGACGGGCGGGCGCCTCAGGGGCCGCCCACCGGAGGCGGGGCGTGGGGCCGCGGGAGACGACGACCCGGCCGGCCGCGTCTCGGCCGACTGCGCCGGGCCCTGCTCGCCGCGCTGGTCACGGGTGCCGTGGTGGTGCCTCTCTCGGCCGCCGGGCGCCCCGGGATCCCGGCCCCGCCGCCGGCCGTGCTCGCCCCGCTCTCGAGGGCCGCGCTCACCGGGATCTACGAGGCGAACCGCGCCGACGCGGCCGAGGCGTCCCGCCGGGCGGCGGCCCACGGCGACCACGGCCGCGCCGCGACGGACCGCGCCATGGCCTCCCCGACCCGTCGGCTGCTGGCCTTCGACGGCCGGGGCACGGGCCGGGTGACCGAGGTCCTGGGCGAGCTGACCACGGCGGACCACATCGCGGTCCTGGTCCCGGGCGCCGACACCACGCTGGACAGCTACGGCCGTCTCCGTGCGGGCGCACTCGCCCTGTACCGCGCGACGGGCCCGCGCACCGCGGTCATCGCCTGGCTCGGGTACGACACACCCCGCACACTCAGCACCGCCGCGCTCACCACCACCCGGGCCGAGCGGGCCGCCCCGCTGCTGGAGCGGTTCCTGAGCGAGCTGCGTGGCGCTCTGGGCCCGTCGCCCGGCATCTCCCTGGTCTGCCACTCCTACGGCTCGGTGGTGTGCGCCCGCGCGGCCGGCACCGCCGAGGCCAGGGACATCGCCCTGATCGGCAGCCCCGGCACCGGCGCGGACTCCGTCGCCGCCCTGCACACCCGGGCGCGCGTCTGGGCGGCCCGTGGTGCCGACGACTGGATCGCGGACGTGCCCCATCTGCGCGCCGGCCTGTTCGGCACGACCCTCGGTTTCGGCACCGACCCGGTCTCCCCGGCCTACGGCGCCCGGGTCTTCGCCGCGGGCGACGGCGGCCACAGCGACTACTTCAGACCGGGCTCGGCATCCCTGGCCAACCTCGCGCACATCGTCCTCGGCGAGACCTCGGAGGTGACCCGTGCCTGA